One window of Quercus robur chromosome 12, dhQueRobu3.1, whole genome shotgun sequence genomic DNA carries:
- the LOC126708600 gene encoding uncharacterized protein LOC126708600 isoform X2 — MSFTPNHMARKSPKSPVPVVCEKNHSGCMYKWGLYRLFEFRQGHSKRKLLSNRRHLSRHPIGDVNLRSKLDTHTKFNEKCQAVADSKDSETQTINTDKASLKRLMEEEIPSEQHSNKKIATDKVNHSQSNPKLVDELTINHGKASKSCHRQCQMPVHGWKDAENNEHHQPSHQNVVDRSLNKHNPSASKKVFFKEVHPRDRRSCGCKNINSVEHDQLKEINLQLVQINEAEETGNQKFTDGKCLSRNGVGHQSKQLLGALEILNSNKELFIELLQDPNSLSVKHIQDLRNSQAKGQQTKSFSGAKLSEYQTSVARQHEQPTCPKRLESSDRYLSKGNGDPQSSDRIVVLKSGLRSLQNSSDRLSPPNSSLHSSYYLRVKEQSDRPTPFSFDHIKRKLKDAMGVNRKEQHWMSSNGKLEKYPYDCQGSDAGDRGISVEIDGSNSPSTDLDIGHNVKSSLGVKTTNKIGKAKDCECSGHEAAATSGSGCRNSEFSIVGHPMQHESDISATEWEHLSGILNNGNEDVDLLRKQVPKACGRMSSFPEHGLLPTLNPGRDWELGFATRHMSFYPYSNHQMVYENKYKFQKEKNKRCLSSLKQNIEPLSFADTEKPNDPLQIFDTKPNISENNFSGMKIKDDLSPTGETNALEMPFESLSTHQAGPNQSTDGANDCGKIGSLESPREHSPSENQPSKFVPGEFSLSSPSSLQRVEDSENLKDQVEQPSPVSVLEQNFIESNISQPVAH, encoded by the exons ATGTCATTCACTCCCAATCATATGGCAAGGAAATCACCAAAGAGCCCTGTGCCAGTGGTATGTGAAAAAAATCATTCAGGATGCATGTATAAATGGGGTTTATATAGACTCTTTGAATTTCGCCAAGGTCATTCCAAGAGGAAGCTGCTATCAAATAGGAGGCATTTGAGCCGTCATCCAATCG GCGATGTGAATTTAAGGAGCAAGCTTGACACGCATACCAAATTTAATGAGAAGTGCCAAGCCGTTGCT GATAGTAAAGACAGCGAAACTCAGACCATTAATACTGATAAGGCAAGTTTAAAGAGACTTATGGAAGAAGAGATACCCTCCGAGCAGcattcaaataagaaaattgccACTGATAAAGTGAACCATTCACAATCTAATCCTAAACTTGTTGATGAATTAACAATAAACCATGGAAAAGCAAGCAAAAGTTGTCACAGGCAATGTCAAATGCCTGTTCATGGTTGGAAAGATGCAGAGAATAATGAGCATCATCAACCATCACATCAGAATGTTGTGGATAGATCTTTAAACAAGCATAACCCATCAGCATCAAAAAAGGTTTTCTTCAAAGAAGTGCACCCCAGAGATAGAAGATCTTGTGGTTGTAAAAATATCAATAGTGTGGAGCATGACCAGCTAAAGGAGATTAATCTCCAGCTAGTGCAGATAAATGAGGCAGAGGAAACTGGAAATCAGAAGTTCACTGATGGAAAATGTCTCAGCAGAAATGGGGTGGGCCACCAGTCTAAACAATTGTTGGGTGCATTGGAGATTTTAAATTCGAATAAGGAATTATTCATAGAACTTCTGCAAGACCCAAATTCCCTGTCAGTAAAACATATCCAAGACTTAAGGAATTCTCAGGCAAAAGGACAGCAGACTAAATCTTTCTCTGGAGCCAAATTGTCAGAATACCAGACAAGTGTTGCAAGACAACATGAACAGCCTACCTGTCCCAAAAGGTTGGAATCTTCTGATCGATACCTTTCTAAAGGCAATGGTGATCCTCAATCTTCAGACAGAATAGTCGTCTTAAAGTCTGGCCTAAGAAGCTTGCAAAATTCTTCAGACAGACTCAGCCCCCCCAACTCTTCTTTGCATTCTTCTTATTACTTGAGGGTTAAAGAACAGAGTGATAGGCCTACACCTTTTTCCTTTGATCATATAAAGAGGAAGTTGAAAGATGCTATGGGTGTTAACAGAAAAGAGCAGCACTGGATGTCAAGCAATggtaaattagaaaaatatccCTATGATTGCCAGGGCTCGGATGCTGGTGATAGGGGGATAAGTGTAGAGATAGATGGAAGTAATTCACCAAGTACTGACCTTGATATTGGCCATAACGTGAAATCTTCTCTTGGCGTCAAGACAACAAACAAGATAGGAAAGGCTAAAGACTGTGAATGTAGTGGACATGAAGCTGCTGCAACCAGTGGAAGTGGTTGTAGAAACTCAGAATTTTCAATTGTTGGCCATCCAATGCAACATGAATCTGACATATCTGCCACGGAGTGGGAACATCTCTCTGGGATATTAAACAATGGAAATGAGGATGTGGATCTTTTAAGAAAGCAGGTGCCAAAAGCCTGTGGGAGGATGTCATCTTTCCCTGAGCATGGTCTTCTGCCTACACTCAATCCTGGAAGGGACTGGGAACTCGGTTTTGCTACTAGACATATGAGCTTTTACCCCTATAGCAATCATCAAATGGTCTATGAGAACAAGTAcaagtttcaaaaagaaaagaacaaaagatgCTTAAGTTCATTAAAGCAAAACATAGAACCTCTATCATTTGCTGATACTGAGAAGCCCAATGATCCATTGCAAATTTTTGACACAAAGCCAAATATCTCAGAGAATAATTTTTCAGGCATGAAAATTAAAGATGATTTGAGCCCTACAG GTGAAACTAATGCTTTGGAGATGCCCTTTGAATCACTAAGCACACACCAGGCTGGCCCAAATCAAAGCACTGACGGAGCCAATGATTGTGGGAAAATTGGATCTTTGGAGTCCCCAAGAGAG CATTCACCTTCTGAGAATCAACCATCAAAATTTGTACCAGGAGAATTTTCTTTGTCTAGTCCTTCAAGCCTGCAGAGAGTGGAAGATTCTGAAAACCTGAAAGATCAAGTGGAGCAGCCTAGTCCAGTATCTGTTCTTGAGCAGAATTTCATAGAAAGCAACATAAGTCAACCTG TTGCCCATTGA
- the LOC126708600 gene encoding uncharacterized protein LOC126708600 isoform X1 has translation MSFTPNHMARKSPKSPVPVVCEKNHSGCMYKWGLYRLFEFRQGHSKRKLLSNRRHLSRHPIGDVNLRSKLDTHTKFNEKCQAVADSKDSETQTINTDKASLKRLMEEEIPSEQHSNKKIATDKVNHSQSNPKLVDELTINHGKASKSCHRQCQMPVHGWKDAENNEHHQPSHQNVVDRSLNKHNPSASKKVFFKEVHPRDRRSCGCKNINSVEHDQLKEINLQLVQINEAEETGNQKFTDGKCLSRNGVGHQSKQLLGALEILNSNKELFIELLQDPNSLSVKHIQDLRNSQAKGQQTKSFSGAKLSEYQTSVARQHEQPTCPKRLESSDRYLSKGNGDPQSSDRIVVLKSGLRSLQNSSDRLSPPNSSLHSSYYLRVKEQSDRPTPFSFDHIKRKLKDAMGVNRKEQHWMSSNGKLEKYPYDCQGSDAGDRGISVEIDGSNSPSTDLDIGHNVKSSLGVKTTNKIGKAKDCECSGHEAAATSGSGCRNSEFSIVGHPMQHESDISATEWEHLSGILNNGNEDVDLLRKQVPKACGRMSSFPEHGLLPTLNPGRDWELGFATRHMSFYPYSNHQMVYENKYKFQKEKNKRCLSSLKQNIEPLSFADTEKPNDPLQIFDTKPNISENNFSGMKIKDDLSPTGETNALEMPFESLSTHQAGPNQSTDGANDCGKIGSLESPREHSPSENQPSKFVPGEFSLSSPSSLQRVEDSENLKDQVEQPSPVSVLEQNFIESNISQPAQLPIEALLVNAEDHYSATLDSPLLGPTININTAKDGHVSFSEYISALFGTSGLNWDELSMKCHSSDQLLDRSLFDKLKMPDSQFCGDWMLLFDFINEVLAEICQYNSGCSPWVSCIKPIIGPLPVGKTIIHEVIKRVDWYLLSQSPLQTLQQIFEQDLTRSRTWLDIRNENEDTAIETAEGVLEELLVEIVFELVL, from the exons ATGTCATTCACTCCCAATCATATGGCAAGGAAATCACCAAAGAGCCCTGTGCCAGTGGTATGTGAAAAAAATCATTCAGGATGCATGTATAAATGGGGTTTATATAGACTCTTTGAATTTCGCCAAGGTCATTCCAAGAGGAAGCTGCTATCAAATAGGAGGCATTTGAGCCGTCATCCAATCG GCGATGTGAATTTAAGGAGCAAGCTTGACACGCATACCAAATTTAATGAGAAGTGCCAAGCCGTTGCT GATAGTAAAGACAGCGAAACTCAGACCATTAATACTGATAAGGCAAGTTTAAAGAGACTTATGGAAGAAGAGATACCCTCCGAGCAGcattcaaataagaaaattgccACTGATAAAGTGAACCATTCACAATCTAATCCTAAACTTGTTGATGAATTAACAATAAACCATGGAAAAGCAAGCAAAAGTTGTCACAGGCAATGTCAAATGCCTGTTCATGGTTGGAAAGATGCAGAGAATAATGAGCATCATCAACCATCACATCAGAATGTTGTGGATAGATCTTTAAACAAGCATAACCCATCAGCATCAAAAAAGGTTTTCTTCAAAGAAGTGCACCCCAGAGATAGAAGATCTTGTGGTTGTAAAAATATCAATAGTGTGGAGCATGACCAGCTAAAGGAGATTAATCTCCAGCTAGTGCAGATAAATGAGGCAGAGGAAACTGGAAATCAGAAGTTCACTGATGGAAAATGTCTCAGCAGAAATGGGGTGGGCCACCAGTCTAAACAATTGTTGGGTGCATTGGAGATTTTAAATTCGAATAAGGAATTATTCATAGAACTTCTGCAAGACCCAAATTCCCTGTCAGTAAAACATATCCAAGACTTAAGGAATTCTCAGGCAAAAGGACAGCAGACTAAATCTTTCTCTGGAGCCAAATTGTCAGAATACCAGACAAGTGTTGCAAGACAACATGAACAGCCTACCTGTCCCAAAAGGTTGGAATCTTCTGATCGATACCTTTCTAAAGGCAATGGTGATCCTCAATCTTCAGACAGAATAGTCGTCTTAAAGTCTGGCCTAAGAAGCTTGCAAAATTCTTCAGACAGACTCAGCCCCCCCAACTCTTCTTTGCATTCTTCTTATTACTTGAGGGTTAAAGAACAGAGTGATAGGCCTACACCTTTTTCCTTTGATCATATAAAGAGGAAGTTGAAAGATGCTATGGGTGTTAACAGAAAAGAGCAGCACTGGATGTCAAGCAATggtaaattagaaaaatatccCTATGATTGCCAGGGCTCGGATGCTGGTGATAGGGGGATAAGTGTAGAGATAGATGGAAGTAATTCACCAAGTACTGACCTTGATATTGGCCATAACGTGAAATCTTCTCTTGGCGTCAAGACAACAAACAAGATAGGAAAGGCTAAAGACTGTGAATGTAGTGGACATGAAGCTGCTGCAACCAGTGGAAGTGGTTGTAGAAACTCAGAATTTTCAATTGTTGGCCATCCAATGCAACATGAATCTGACATATCTGCCACGGAGTGGGAACATCTCTCTGGGATATTAAACAATGGAAATGAGGATGTGGATCTTTTAAGAAAGCAGGTGCCAAAAGCCTGTGGGAGGATGTCATCTTTCCCTGAGCATGGTCTTCTGCCTACACTCAATCCTGGAAGGGACTGGGAACTCGGTTTTGCTACTAGACATATGAGCTTTTACCCCTATAGCAATCATCAAATGGTCTATGAGAACAAGTAcaagtttcaaaaagaaaagaacaaaagatgCTTAAGTTCATTAAAGCAAAACATAGAACCTCTATCATTTGCTGATACTGAGAAGCCCAATGATCCATTGCAAATTTTTGACACAAAGCCAAATATCTCAGAGAATAATTTTTCAGGCATGAAAATTAAAGATGATTTGAGCCCTACAG GTGAAACTAATGCTTTGGAGATGCCCTTTGAATCACTAAGCACACACCAGGCTGGCCCAAATCAAAGCACTGACGGAGCCAATGATTGTGGGAAAATTGGATCTTTGGAGTCCCCAAGAGAG CATTCACCTTCTGAGAATCAACCATCAAAATTTGTACCAGGAGAATTTTCTTTGTCTAGTCCTTCAAGCCTGCAGAGAGTGGAAGATTCTGAAAACCTGAAAGATCAAGTGGAGCAGCCTAGTCCAGTATCTGTTCTTGAGCAGAATTTCATAGAAAGCAACATAAGTCAACCTG CTCAGTTGCCCATTGAAGCACTACTAGTTAATGCTGAAGACCACTATTCTGCTACACTAGATAGTCCCCTTTTGGGCCCCACAATCAATATAAATACTGCTAAGGATGGGCATGTATCCTTCTCTGAGTACATAAGTGCACTGTTTGGAACTTCTGGCTTGAATTGGGATGAATTGTCAATGAAGTGCCATTCATCAGATCAACTGCTTGATCGATCCTTGTTTGACAAATTGAAGATGCCAGATAGTCAATTTTGTGGTGATTGGATGCTCCTATTTGACTTTATTAATGAAGTCCTAGCAGAGATTTGTCAGTATAATTCTGGATGCTCCCCTTGGGTGTCATGTATCAAACCAATAATTGGACCACTTCCAGTGGGCAAAACTATTATTCATGAAGTGATAAAACGTGTTGATTGGTATCTTCTCTCACAATCACCACTGCAGACATTGCAGCAGATTTTTGAGCAAGACCTCACAAGATCTAGAACATGGTTGGATATCCgaaatgaaaatgaagataCTGCTATTGAAACGGCAGAAGGTGTTTTAGAAGAATTACTAGTGGAAATTGTATTTGAATTGGTTCTTTGA